From the Patescibacteria group bacterium genome, one window contains:
- a CDS encoding DUF3850 domain-containing protein, whose amino-acid sequence MEVIFKLYIAIIKKKTWPKEFNLIKRGKKKFELRLADFKIKANDTLVLEEYNPKTKSYSGRKIRRKAKFVYKFDLDQFGQKQEIEKNGFYIIQI is encoded by the coding sequence GTGGAGGTTATCTTTAAATTATATATAGCAATAATCAAGAAGAAAACTTGGCCCAAAGAGTTTAATCTTATTAAACGGGGCAAGAAAAAATTTGAGTTAAGATTAGCTGATTTTAAGATTAAAGCCAACGACACTTTGGTTTTGGAAGAGTATAACCCAAAAACCAAATCTTATTCCGGCAGGAAAATTAGGCGAAAGGCTAAATTTGTTTATAAGTTTGACCTTGATCAGTTTGGCCAAAAACAAGAAATCGAGAAAAACGGCTTTTATATAATTCAGATTTAA
- a CDS encoding acylphosphatase, which produces MKKLYQIKIFGRVQGVGFRYFLLEQADKLNISGLAMNLSDGSVYTEAEGEPENLKKFLEQCRTGPILAKVEKIEIKEAGIKNFSEFQIK; this is translated from the coding sequence ATGAAAAAACTTTACCAGATTAAAATTTTTGGCCGGGTTCAGGGAGTTGGTTTCAGGTATTTTTTGCTTGAACAAGCAGATAAACTGAATATTTCTGGCTTGGCAATGAATTTATCTGATGGTTCGGTTTATACTGAAGCAGAAGGCGAACCGGAAAATTTAAAAAAATTTCTTGAACAGTGCCGAACCGGTCCAATTTTAGCAAAAGTAGAGAAAATAGAGATTAAAGAAGCTGGGATAAAAAACTTTTCTGAATTCCAGATCAAATAA